A part of Vulcanisaeta moutnovskia 768-28 genomic DNA contains:
- a CDS encoding dihydrodipicolinate synthase family protein codes for MEGIFVALAIPFKNGKLDTESLAKHVDSLTKAGVDGFYPFGTTSQGPYLTIEERRTALETIMKHTNKQLIVHVFSFDWNEVVETIRLAERFGAIAISSIPPIYYKPDYEALRRYYTKLSEATKLPIYIYNIPQNTGFNVTPDLVAKLINDGVKIAGVKDSTGDITQVMGHVRLGITVLNGADSTILPALMVGAKGCISAMANVLPEVMRSMFDDFKAGRLQSAMEKQDLIARVRELTRDYPGVDGYYKLVHLLRYDFGTVKEPYLRPLSESEVQRLRDGLIRLGLKPRT; via the coding sequence ATGGAGGGAATATTTGTAGCCCTGGCAATTCCGTTTAAAAACGGTAAATTAGACACGGAATCTCTTGCAAAACACGTTGATTCCTTAACGAAGGCTGGTGTTGACGGTTTCTATCCATTCGGAACAACGAGTCAGGGACCATACCTAACAATTGAGGAAAGGAGAACAGCCCTTGAGACAATAATGAAGCATACCAATAAGCAATTGATAGTTCACGTATTCTCCTTTGATTGGAATGAAGTCGTTGAAACCATCAGATTAGCCGAAAGGTTCGGCGCTATAGCCATATCGTCAATACCACCAATTTACTATAAACCAGACTACGAAGCATTAAGGAGGTATTACACAAAGCTCTCTGAGGCAACTAAATTACCAATATACATATATAACATACCGCAGAATACAGGATTCAATGTAACACCAGATCTCGTGGCAAAGCTCATCAATGACGGCGTTAAAATAGCCGGTGTTAAGGATAGTACTGGCGATATAACGCAAGTAATGGGCCACGTGAGGCTCGGCATAACAGTACTAAATGGGGCAGACTCAACAATACTACCAGCCCTAATGGTGGGTGCCAAGGGATGCATATCGGCCATGGCAAACGTACTCCCTGAGGTAATGAGAAGCATGTTTGATGATTTCAAAGCCGGCAGGTTACAATCAGCCATGGAAAAACAGGACTTAATAGCCAGGGTTAGGGAATTAACCAGGGATTATCCGGGCGTTGATGGCTATTACAAGCTGGTTCACCTGCTTCGTTACGACTTCGGAACCGTGAAGGAGCCATACCTAAGGCCGTTAAGCGAGTCCGAGGTGCAAAGGCTTAGGGACGGATTAATAAGGCTAGGCTTAAAGCCCAGGACGTGA
- a CDS encoding AAA family ATPase, with amino-acid sequence MRIRINELIIRDFRGFMGENRISFNDGINIIHGPVGSGKTSIVQSIEYALYGTQLEVKERVSKLTDLINEEANSLLVKLVLTNGIEVIRELKKSGENVRESSSAIINGIRYKDDEVTSKIIETLGVDDDDFERFVLVTHRTLEALVYGSVTKRSLFIDKLFGLEILDNLNRSLPMSQIEDLINKLRQRLASVKELPEIIVKYGSIERAQGKVNELREEIEKLRKEEEELSNAYNNLLRKREELLKGFRGIEDIYSNYIATRIRRENLEQELEKAGIKEVNETSIRLRLERLRDLLIEKLEEFALVKEADDVSKLVITNDNLSEVTEKVYNAFEGLARLKDKFIEDKEYLSNIRNDLELQSESLKASLKELESRISQEEPRVREYKALVNKYGEPVKIRRDVEEFRRRLERLSVEEGFRSSLLNVLQYILSNHEERCPVCNKSLSEEDYENIKRRIEELSRSRNDEIEDMKNKLNELERVLTNMETLLPIVNDYEATIERSRDIRSRLETVLSKLETIEKSIRDIDRRIQTLTRFVDEFRAEVDEIDKEISYLRRYRELNSLRRQEEELRQQLSNLGIDTRAITGIEDQIRYIDERLTQVRAKLSDDSAELSRLELALSSIGFDKEDPSTLRKRLDFLEDFYNKLTRIRAGIRDVQARVRDEMIKIVRDNVGSIFEMLYPYDDLEGAGIEVTVKDKGIIGIVSEYTLYAFRPGGRKVTISRLSDGQRLTIALSFLLSVYRATNHNIDFLLMDEPIPYVDENIRRAFASLLTRFISEGLINQVIITTQSEGLVNDIVNAAREANVRYSMIKLIKEENKRRIVQITDYDM; translated from the coding sequence ATGAGGATTAGAATCAATGAATTAATTATTAGGGATTTTAGGGGATTTATGGGTGAGAATAGGATTTCCTTTAATGACGGTATTAATATTATTCATGGGCCCGTGGGTTCTGGAAAAACAAGTATTGTTCAATCTATTGAGTACGCACTCTACGGTACGCAGTTAGAGGTTAAGGAGAGGGTTTCGAAGCTGACTGATTTAATCAACGAGGAAGCCAACTCATTACTTGTTAAGTTAGTACTTACTAATGGTATTGAGGTAATAAGGGAACTTAAGAAATCAGGCGAAAATGTGAGAGAAAGTTCCAGCGCGATCATTAATGGAATTAGGTATAAGGATGATGAAGTTACTTCTAAAATTATCGAGACTCTTGGTGTGGATGATGATGATTTCGAGAGATTCGTATTGGTTACCCACAGGACACTTGAGGCATTGGTTTACGGTAGCGTTACAAAAAGAAGCTTATTCATTGATAAATTATTTGGCCTTGAGATACTGGACAATTTAAATAGGTCATTACCAATGTCGCAAATTGAGGACTTAATTAATAAACTTAGGCAGAGACTGGCTAGTGTTAAGGAACTTCCAGAAATAATTGTTAAGTATGGTTCGATTGAGAGAGCGCAAGGAAAGGTTAATGAGCTTAGGGAGGAGATCGAGAAGCTAAGGAAAGAGGAAGAGGAACTTAGTAATGCTTACAATAATCTATTGAGAAAGAGGGAGGAGCTACTAAAGGGTTTTAGGGGTATTGAGGACATCTACAGTAATTATATTGCCACTAGAATCAGAAGAGAGAACCTTGAGCAGGAGCTTGAGAAGGCCGGTATTAAGGAGGTTAATGAGACGAGCATTAGACTTAGGCTTGAGAGACTTAGGGATTTATTAATTGAGAAGCTTGAGGAATTTGCACTTGTTAAGGAGGCCGATGATGTTAGTAAGCTCGTAATAACTAATGATAACTTATCCGAGGTAACTGAGAAGGTATACAATGCCTTTGAAGGACTCGCGAGGCTTAAGGATAAGTTTATCGAGGATAAGGAATACCTTAGCAACATTCGTAACGACCTAGAGCTTCAGTCCGAATCCCTGAAAGCATCTCTCAAGGAATTAGAGAGCAGGATCTCGCAGGAGGAACCTAGGGTTAGGGAATACAAAGCACTAGTTAATAAATATGGAGAGCCGGTTAAGATTAGGAGGGATGTTGAGGAGTTTAGGAGAAGGCTTGAGAGACTTAGTGTTGAGGAAGGCTTTAGGTCGTCGTTGTTAAATGTCCTTCAATACATATTAAGTAATCACGAAGAGAGGTGTCCAGTCTGTAATAAGTCGTTAAGTGAGGAGGATTATGAGAACATTAAGAGGAGGATTGAGGAGTTATCCAGAAGTCGTAATGATGAAATTGAGGATATGAAGAATAAACTGAACGAACTAGAGAGAGTACTAACTAATATGGAGACTTTATTACCCATTGTTAATGATTATGAGGCTACGATTGAACGTTCACGTGATATTAGGTCAAGACTTGAAACCGTTCTTTCGAAACTAGAGACCATTGAGAAGTCTATTAGGGATATTGATAGGAGAATTCAGACACTTACGAGATTTGTTGATGAGTTTAGGGCCGAGGTGGATGAGATCGATAAGGAAATTTCATACTTAAGGAGATATAGGGAGCTTAACTCCCTGAGACGACAGGAAGAGGAGCTTAGACAACAGCTTAGTAATCTTGGGATTGATACGAGAGCAATAACAGGTATTGAGGATCAAATTAGGTATATTGATGAGAGATTAACCCAGGTTAGGGCTAAGTTGAGCGATGATTCGGCCGAATTAAGTAGATTGGAACTGGCTTTATCAAGTATAGGATTTGATAAGGAGGACCCATCAACACTAAGGAAAAGGCTTGACTTTCTAGAGGACTTCTACAATAAATTAACAAGAATTAGGGCAGGTATTAGGGATGTTCAAGCAAGGGTTAGGGATGAGATGATTAAGATTGTTAGGGATAATGTTGGCTCAATATTTGAAATGCTATATCCATATGATGATCTTGAGGGTGCGGGCATTGAGGTTACAGTGAAGGATAAGGGCATTATTGGCATTGTTAGTGAGTATACGCTCTATGCCTTCAGGCCTGGCGGTAGGAAGGTTACAATATCAAGGTTAAGTGATGGACAGAGGTTAACAATAGCACTTTCATTTCTACTAAGTGTCTATAGGGCCACTAATCATAATATCGATTTTCTACTAATGGATGAACCAATACCGTATGTTGATGAAAATATTAGAAGAGCCTTCGCATCATTATTAACGAGATTCATTAGCGAAGGCTTGATCAACCAAGTAATAATTACGACACAGTCAGAGGGCTTGGTTAATGACATTGTGAATGCGGCTAGGGAAGCCAATGTTAGGTATAGCATGATTAAGTTAATTAAGGAAGAAAACAAGAGAAGGATTGTTCAGATTACTGATTATGATATGTAA
- a CDS encoding actin/actin family protein: protein MIDESKYKLNYVYAEDFGTGYFKYGPITLRDKPYMIQSRGLFLRDLPESIKLLVPKEVLERGVVVGDDIPKYLSSIRDAIRNLRYPLKDGIIRKEDEDSWKIIKELARYGFSQFYSDFVRRADFKGFFLVVALSALAPDYMRDRMIEIHREIDEEFGGKLLQAVTIIDQPFAVAIAEKAVTCTVIEAGHGNIQLVPISYGPIREGIVALNRGGAEANAVTREVLKDSGYGDLAKDEYVVEMVKRAVGLIPKNLDDAVKKARDDPDRFAIKVRINPLIEIELRDTAWMRFLIGEVVFNPRHDIFTSYMQQGRLVIEDTTVGDMVFYGEMDIAEALITSIRKVPVEIQDKIMSTIILSGGAFNWSVPPGLEDVAVNSVDKTRLMVSEKLPDLANKLSISIVKDPQFSVWKGAIIYGYALPNNVKWNERTKEGWYYLHQ, encoded by the coding sequence ATGATTGACGAGAGCAAGTATAAGCTTAACTACGTGTATGCGGAGGACTTTGGCACTGGGTACTTCAAGTACGGTCCAATAACCCTCAGGGACAAGCCATACATGATTCAAAGCCGTGGGTTATTCCTTAGGGATTTACCCGAGAGCATTAAATTGCTGGTTCCTAAGGAGGTTCTTGAGAGAGGTGTTGTTGTTGGTGATGATATACCCAAGTACCTAAGTTCGATTAGGGATGCCATTAGGAACTTGCGCTACCCGCTTAAGGATGGCATCATTAGGAAGGAGGATGAGGACTCCTGGAAGATAATTAAGGAACTCGCTAGATATGGATTCTCACAATTTTACTCAGACTTCGTTAGAAGAGCTGACTTCAAGGGATTCTTCTTAGTTGTTGCCTTATCAGCACTAGCCCCTGACTATATGAGAGATAGAATGATAGAGATCCATAGGGAAATTGATGAGGAATTCGGCGGCAAGCTACTTCAAGCTGTTACGATAATAGACCAACCATTTGCCGTCGCGATTGCCGAGAAGGCCGTGACATGCACAGTAATTGAGGCTGGTCACGGCAATATACAACTTGTACCTATTAGTTACGGTCCCATTAGAGAGGGCATCGTCGCACTCAATAGAGGTGGCGCTGAGGCCAATGCAGTCACTAGGGAGGTGCTTAAGGACTCAGGCTATGGTGATTTGGCAAAGGATGAGTATGTAGTTGAGATGGTGAAGAGAGCCGTGGGCTTAATACCTAAGAACCTTGATGATGCTGTTAAGAAGGCTAGGGATGACCCTGATAGATTTGCTATTAAGGTTAGGATAAATCCGTTAATTGAGATTGAGTTGAGGGATACTGCATGGATGAGATTTCTAATAGGTGAAGTTGTCTTTAATCCAAGACATGATATCTTTACGAGTTATATGCAGCAGGGTAGGCTTGTTATTGAGGATACCACGGTAGGAGATATGGTGTTTTATGGCGAGATGGATATTGCTGAGGCATTAATAACGAGCATCAGGAAGGTTCCTGTGGAGATACAGGATAAGATAATGAGTACGATAATACTCAGCGGTGGTGCGTTTAATTGGTCAGTACCACCTGGTTTGGAGGATGTCGCTGTTAATAGTGTGGATAAGACCAGGTTAATGGTTTCTGAGAAATTACCTGATCTAGCTAATAAGCTGAGCATTAGCATTGTTAAGGATCCACAGTTTAGTGTTTGGAAGGGGGCAATAATTTATGGCTATGCATTGCCTAATAATGTGAAGTGGAATGAGAGGACTAAGGAGGGTTGGTATTACCTTCATCAATAA
- the albA gene encoding DNA-binding protein Alba yields MSTQETTILVGKKPTTSYVIATVMSFNAGAKKVILKARGGAIARAVSTAVMIRDKFLPNQVRISDIKLLTDRVTGQGGKERSVAAIEIVLERA; encoded by the coding sequence ATGAGCACTCAGGAAACTACAATACTGGTTGGTAAAAAACCAACTACAAGCTACGTAATAGCCACAGTAATGAGCTTCAACGCAGGAGCCAAGAAGGTAATACTAAAGGCTAGAGGCGGTGCAATAGCCAGGGCAGTCTCAACGGCAGTAATGATAAGGGACAAGTTCCTACCAAACCAAGTAAGGATAAGCGACATAAAGCTACTAACTGATAGGGTAACTGGCCAGGGAGGCAAGGAGAGGTCAGTGGCTGCCATTGAGATAGTTCTAGAGAGGGCATAA
- a CDS encoding GTP-binding protein — MPIKTVKIVIAGPYGAGKTTFVKTLSEVLPIETDVPIMKSSIDGKKSTTVAFDYGRMKVREDLVVHLFGVPGQERFSFMWKIIARGMHGYLFIVDSSSEEKVKESLGMYSFFRENFPSTPHVIAANKQDAPTAVDIFTVKSILKVPYEVKVMPLIATNRRSALFVLVTLLEEIRSYLLEISKYR, encoded by the coding sequence ATGCCGATAAAGACCGTAAAGATCGTAATAGCCGGACCCTACGGCGCTGGTAAGACAACCTTCGTTAAAACACTAAGTGAGGTATTACCTATTGAAACCGATGTGCCTATAATGAAGAGCTCCATTGATGGTAAAAAGAGTACCACTGTTGCCTTTGATTATGGTAGGATGAAGGTTAGGGAGGACCTTGTTGTGCATTTATTCGGTGTTCCTGGACAGGAAAGATTCAGCTTTATGTGGAAGATAATTGCCAGGGGTATGCATGGCTATTTATTTATAGTTGATAGTTCGAGCGAGGAGAAGGTTAAGGAGTCGCTGGGTATGTATAGTTTCTTCAGGGAGAACTTTCCATCAACACCTCACGTGATTGCCGCAAACAAGCAAGATGCGCCAACAGCAGTTGATATATTTACTGTTAAGAGTATATTGAAGGTTCCCTATGAAGTTAAGGTAATGCCATTAATAGCCACTAATAGAAGGAGCGCCTTATTTGTTCTCGTTACACTTCTCGAGGAAATTAGAAGTTATCTCCTGGAGATATCTAAGTATAGATAA
- a CDS encoding arcadin 1, translated as MITIKGYVVSKTLVNDPTGGRMIAIQIVEERETPGPVITGADESSQMMRDVMPLVQQLLRSMPMVGPLMSGKVPIPRLLIWLNEDEAEALGPKLDVGDAVEIRIDNGKLELVKI; from the coding sequence ATGATAACAATAAAGGGTTATGTTGTTAGTAAGACGTTGGTTAATGACCCAACAGGCGGAAGAATGATAGCCATACAAATAGTTGAAGAGAGGGAAACGCCAGGTCCGGTAATTACTGGTGCTGATGAGAGTTCTCAAATGATGAGGGATGTGATGCCCCTCGTCCAGCAACTACTTAGGTCTATGCCCATGGTTGGTCCATTAATGAGTGGTAAGGTCCCAATACCTAGACTTCTTATTTGGCTTAATGAGGACGAGGCAGAAGCACTAGGTCCTAAGTTGGATGTTGGTGATGCCGTGGAAATTAGGATAGATAATGGAAAACTAGAGTTAGTTAAGATATAA
- a CDS encoding DNA-directed RNA polymerase subunit K has translation MSSSNQTSDSILKEDALISVLNIINDLAKGKLTYPPRITKYELARIVAARAKQLAMGAQPLINPQEIGTYDPVDIALEEIRRGLIPFIVVRTLPNGRHIRIKLKDLLDLSRKFDVKL, from the coding sequence ATGTCGTCATCAAATCAGACATCAGATTCAATCCTTAAGGAGGATGCATTGATCAGTGTTTTAAATATAATTAATGACTTAGCCAAGGGTAAGTTAACATACCCACCTAGAATAACTAAGTATGAACTTGCTAGGATAGTGGCGGCTAGGGCAAAGCAATTGGCAATGGGCGCTCAACCGCTCATTAATCCACAGGAAATAGGCACATACGACCCAGTAGACATTGCTCTTGAGGAAATCCGTAGAGGCTTAATCCCATTTATTGTTGTTAGAACATTGCCAAATGGTAGACATATAAGAATTAAACTAAAGGATTTGTTAGATTTAAGTAGAAAGTTTGATGTAAAATTATAA
- the thsA gene encoding thermosome subunit alpha, whose protein sequence is MSSGTQQKGGVPVMVLKEGSQRTTGADARRSNIMAAKVISEILSTSLGPRGMDKMLIDAFGDVTITGDGAAILKEMEVQHPAAKLLIEVAKAQDAEVGDGTTTAVVLAGRLLELAEELLDENIHPTIIIDGYKKAMDYAIQIANEIAQPINIEDKNQLALVAMNSLSSKIVSEAKDYLAKIAVEASAIAVEKVSDKYNLDLDWIKLEKKKGQSLFETQLIQGIVLDKEVVHPGMPKRVVNAKIAVLDAPLEIEKPEWTTKISVSSPQQIKGFLEEESNILKSYVDKLAEIGANVVITQKGIDEIAQHYLAKRGIMAIRRVKRSDIEKLAKATGAKIVTSIKDIRPEDLGTAGLVEERKVGEEKMVFVEQCPNPRAVTILLRGAADRILDEAERSMQDALHVIRDLYREPKIVPGGGAFEMEIAKRLREWGRKLPGKEQLAVLKFAEALEHIPTILALTAGLDPVDAIAELRRRHDAGEFDAGVDVLSGKIENMAKINVVDPLLVKSHVIRSAAEAAIMILRIDDIVAAAQTRTGGPSKSKTEGGEEGESKSSD, encoded by the coding sequence ATGAGTAGCGGTACACAGCAAAAGGGAGGAGTACCAGTGATGGTTCTTAAGGAGGGTTCACAAAGAACAACAGGCGCAGACGCCAGGAGGAGCAACATAATGGCTGCTAAGGTAATTTCCGAAATACTATCAACAAGCCTAGGACCTAGGGGAATGGATAAAATGCTCATTGACGCCTTTGGCGACGTAACAATAACTGGTGATGGAGCTGCCATTTTAAAGGAGATGGAGGTTCAACACCCAGCTGCGAAGTTATTAATAGAGGTTGCTAAGGCTCAGGATGCAGAGGTTGGTGATGGAACAACAACTGCCGTAGTACTAGCCGGTAGATTACTAGAACTCGCGGAAGAATTACTTGATGAGAATATTCACCCAACAATAATCATTGATGGTTATAAAAAGGCCATGGACTACGCAATACAGATTGCCAACGAAATCGCCCAGCCAATAAATATTGAAGACAAGAATCAATTGGCCCTAGTCGCAATGAATTCACTAAGTAGCAAGATTGTTTCTGAGGCTAAGGACTACCTTGCGAAGATTGCCGTTGAGGCATCAGCCATAGCTGTTGAGAAGGTTAGTGATAAGTACAACCTTGACCTGGACTGGATTAAGCTTGAGAAGAAAAAAGGTCAGTCACTCTTTGAGACCCAGTTAATACAGGGTATTGTGCTTGATAAGGAGGTTGTTCATCCAGGAATGCCAAAGAGGGTTGTTAATGCCAAGATCGCTGTTCTAGATGCACCACTTGAGATCGAGAAGCCTGAGTGGACCACGAAGATCTCCGTCTCATCACCACAACAGATAAAGGGATTCCTCGAGGAGGAATCCAACATTCTGAAGTCTTATGTTGATAAGCTTGCCGAGATTGGTGCTAATGTCGTCATTACGCAAAAGGGTATTGACGAAATAGCTCAACACTATTTAGCAAAGAGAGGTATTATGGCCATTAGGAGGGTTAAGAGGAGTGACATTGAGAAGCTCGCCAAGGCCACTGGGGCTAAGATAGTCACAAGCATTAAGGACATAAGACCTGAGGACTTAGGTACGGCTGGACTTGTTGAAGAGAGGAAGGTTGGTGAGGAGAAGATGGTGTTTGTTGAGCAGTGTCCAAATCCAAGGGCAGTAACAATACTTCTGAGGGGTGCTGCTGATAGGATTCTTGATGAGGCCGAGAGATCAATGCAGGATGCATTACATGTAATTAGGGATCTTTACAGGGAGCCTAAGATTGTACCTGGTGGTGGAGCCTTTGAGATGGAGATCGCCAAGAGGCTTAGGGAGTGGGGTAGGAAGTTACCTGGTAAGGAGCAGTTGGCTGTGCTTAAGTTTGCTGAGGCCCTTGAGCATATACCAACAATACTAGCGTTAACAGCTGGTTTAGACCCTGTCGATGCTATTGCTGAGTTAAGGAGGAGGCATGATGCTGGTGAATTTGATGCAGGTGTTGATGTATTAAGTGGTAAGATCGAGAATATGGCCAAGATCAATGTTGTTGATCCATTACTAGTTAAGTCTCATGTAATAAGGAGCGCAGCTGAGGCTGCAATAATGATACTCAGGATAGATGATATAGTTGCCGCAGCTCAAACAAGGACAGGCGGTCCCAGCAAATCAAAGACTGAGGGCGGTGAGGAAGGCGAGTCGAAATCATCTGATTAG
- a CDS encoding signal peptidase I, protein MGIEYVLTLLMIASLFVIPWAVVSSYSMEPTLEVGDLVIITPPSLSCNLLLGHVAIYYSPVFNDYIVHRVIAINNAQGCTYTFKGDANLGPDPYSVPYNNIVGVVVFVIPQLGLLSLSYRTFTAALYMLGIIILVIIPAYLLDK, encoded by the coding sequence ATGGGCATTGAGTATGTATTAACCCTATTAATGATTGCATCATTATTTGTAATACCGTGGGCAGTCGTTAGTTCATACTCGATGGAACCAACACTTGAAGTTGGTGACCTAGTCATAATAACACCACCGAGTCTATCATGTAATCTCCTTCTAGGTCATGTTGCCATATATTATTCGCCAGTATTTAATGACTATATTGTACATAGGGTGATAGCCATCAACAATGCCCAGGGATGTACGTATACCTTTAAGGGTGATGCGAATTTAGGGCCTGATCCTTATTCAGTGCCCTATAATAATATTGTTGGTGTTGTCGTATTCGTAATACCCCAATTAGGCCTGTTAAGCCTTTCATATAGAACATTTACCGCGGCTTTATACATGCTGGGCATCATAATCCTAGTAATAATCCCAGCGTACCTACTTGATAAATGA
- a CDS encoding GNAT family N-acetyltransferase: protein MGEGVQDITTKLSGREQIRGRDGRVFVLREFEITDLNTVVTINRRVLPENYPEFFFVEHYRSFPKAFIVAELDGEVVGYMMNRVEFGWSYIWRGKPTRKGHVISIGVLPEARRVGIAYNMMIRGMRAMKHFYGAEEVYLEVRVSNTPAINLYKKLNYKIVDLIKGYYHDGEDAYIMARPLDNI, encoded by the coding sequence ATGGGCGAGGGCGTTCAAGATATTACCACTAAGTTGAGTGGTCGTGAGCAGATAAGGGGTAGGGATGGTAGGGTATTTGTGCTTAGGGAATTTGAAATAACTGACTTAAATACGGTAGTTACGATAAATAGGAGGGTACTACCTGAGAATTACCCTGAATTCTTCTTTGTTGAGCATTACAGGAGCTTTCCCAAGGCTTTCATCGTTGCTGAGCTTGATGGCGAGGTAGTGGGTTATATGATGAATAGGGTTGAGTTTGGCTGGAGCTATATATGGAGGGGTAAGCCAACAAGGAAGGGTCATGTAATATCTATTGGCGTATTACCCGAAGCCAGAAGGGTGGGTATTGCATATAACATGATGATTAGGGGCATGAGAGCTATGAAGCATTTCTACGGCGCTGAGGAGGTCTATCTTGAAGTTAGAGTCTCCAATACGCCAGCCATTAACCTTTATAAGAAATTGAACTATAAAATAGTCGACCTAATAAAGGGTTATTATCACGATGGTGAGGATGCGTACATAATGGCAAGGCCGCTTGATAATATATAG
- a CDS encoding 2,3-bisphosphoglycerate-independent phosphoglycerate mutase, which translates to MPRALLVILDGCADRPVKELGGKTPLEFAVKPTIDRLTAEGSCGLMDVISPGIRPGSDTAHLAIFGYDPYKYYPGRGPFEALGAGLMLSPSDVAFRANVATVNNDLIVVDRRGGRYIDPSEVKEIENVINNEVLPALKSKYGIDAVYKQTVEHRGVLVLKGGVSPHVSDTDPHVIGAKVSEAKALSSDAKITADYINEFTRLVYEKLSSAEFNEKRRRDGKGPINMVLLRGAGSLKNFEPLSSRYRIKPAIIAGVALIRGIGVALGMEPIHVDNYIGSKDDDFTTAFQAAARALKDHDFVFLHVKPTDSMSHDGDAEGKAMIIERVDTGLRRFLEEAPSDTYIFITCDHATPIVVKEHTGDPVPFMAWGPDVMRDDVTRFSERDCIKGFWTRIRGIDVMNIIANYLGTLEKFGE; encoded by the coding sequence ATGCCAAGGGCATTACTGGTAATTTTGGATGGTTGTGCCGATCGCCCGGTTAAGGAACTTGGTGGAAAGACCCCATTGGAATTTGCTGTTAAACCTACGATTGATAGATTAACCGCTGAGGGCTCCTGCGGTCTCATGGACGTTATATCGCCAGGGATTAGACCCGGCAGTGATACGGCTCATCTGGCTATTTTTGGCTATGATCCGTATAAGTACTATCCCGGCAGGGGTCCATTTGAAGCATTAGGCGCTGGGTTAATGCTTAGTCCAAGTGATGTTGCGTTTAGGGCGAACGTGGCTACGGTTAATAACGACTTAATCGTTGTTGATAGGAGGGGTGGTAGGTATATAGATCCCAGTGAGGTTAAGGAGATAGAGAACGTAATTAATAATGAAGTATTACCAGCGTTAAAGAGTAAATATGGCATTGACGCGGTCTATAAACAAACCGTGGAGCATAGGGGTGTTCTAGTTCTAAAAGGTGGCGTTTCACCGCATGTTAGTGACACTGATCCGCACGTTATTGGCGCCAAGGTCTCTGAGGCTAAGGCATTAAGTAGTGATGCTAAGATCACTGCTGACTATATCAATGAATTCACCAGGCTTGTTTATGAAAAGTTAAGTAGTGCTGAGTTTAATGAGAAGAGGAGGAGGGATGGTAAGGGCCCAATAAACATGGTCCTCCTCAGGGGTGCGGGTTCCCTGAAGAACTTTGAGCCATTAAGCTCGAGGTATAGGATTAAGCCTGCCATTATTGCTGGTGTTGCGTTGATTAGGGGTATTGGTGTAGCACTGGGTATGGAACCGATACATGTCGATAATTACATAGGCTCTAAGGATGATGATTTCACAACCGCATTCCAAGCTGCTGCAAGAGCCTTAAAGGATCATGACTTTGTATTTCTACATGTTAAGCCAACCGACTCCATGTCACATGATGGTGACGCTGAGGGTAAAGCCATGATTATAGAGAGGGTTGATACTGGATTAAGGAGGTTTCTCGAGGAGGCACCCAGCGATACTTACATATTCATAACCTGTGACCATGCAACACCAATAGTGGTTAAGGAACATACGGGTGATCCTGTCCCATTTATGGCGTGGGGCCCGGATGTTATGAGAGACGATGTGACCAGATTTAGTGAGAGAGACTGCATCAAAGGCTTTTGGACCAGGATTAGGGGTATCGACGTTATGAATATTATAGCGAATTATCTAGGCACTCTCGAGAAGTTCGGAGAATAG
- the cutA gene encoding divalent-cation tolerance protein CutA, protein MDEDSYIVVLVTVPNRDVGVEIARSLINNKLAACVNVIDGLRSIYYWEGRVEENNETLLIIKSRRDRLNDLVRYIRERHPYKVPEIIALPIIGGLDDYLRWIGETLNRD, encoded by the coding sequence ATGGATGAGGATAGTTATATTGTCGTCCTTGTTACGGTACCTAACAGGGATGTTGGCGTTGAAATTGCTAGGTCGCTCATCAATAATAAGTTAGCTGCATGCGTAAATGTCATTGATGGACTAAGGAGTATTTATTATTGGGAGGGGAGGGTTGAGGAGAATAATGAGACATTGCTCATTATTAAGTCGAGGAGAGACAGGCTTAATGACTTAGTGAGATACATTAGGGAGAGGCATCCGTATAAGGTTCCCGAGATTATTGCATTGCCAATAATTGGTGGTCTTGATGATTACCTGAGGTGGATTGGTGAGACGTTAAATCGAGACTGA